One genomic region from Pseudomonadota bacterium encodes:
- a CDS encoding phosphopantetheine-binding protein — MRNRIAQIIINELKLKDVTPETFDPNLDLIEDLGIDSMELTTIVVVLQDEFGVKVDEDDFGQLTTLAKITEYIERKKKG, encoded by the coding sequence ATGAGGAACCGAATCGCGCAGATCATCATCAACGAGCTGAAGCTCAAGGACGTCACACCGGAGACTTTCGACCCGAACCTGGACCTGATCGAGGACCTCGGGATCGACAGCATGGAGCTGACGACCATCGTCGTCGTCCTCCAGGACGAGTTCGGCGTCAAGGTCGACGAGGACGACTTCGGGCAGCTCACGACGCTCGCGAAGATCACGGAGTACATCGAACGCAAGAAGAAGGGCTAG
- a CDS encoding CapA family protein, which translates to MTHAATTAPATQDRAPRKGGGSAWRVLLRTAVALAVTFAAWIAYWTLYDPRVDVPPPLERRFDALLEAGSARVLFLGDFAPTDRALPYLEKYGWDYQFLRTSELLAGHDAVVANLEAPITGSDAPWPLPKEYSYKIDPAAAPAIARAGIDVVTLANNHSHDYGKRGLADTLAHLDRVGVTHLGAHLSEASARRGVVLDTAGGRLGVLSYLEDKPTWSLWTMSYALDAPFRSWPGSARATIADIREDVARIDAKADVVAVVFHFGENYEPVTSGQVELSRAAIDAGADAVIGHHSHQAQPLGMHRGRPIVYSVGNFAWGAIGRSRMRYGMGAALHLSGGRLRGVAITPLLVQNRKVKYQPRVPAGRELERFFDEIGAGSAPLGAHIERRGDIGWLPVADALE; encoded by the coding sequence ATGACGCACGCCGCGACGACGGCCCCGGCGACGCAGGACCGCGCCCCGCGAAAAGGCGGGGGGAGCGCGTGGCGCGTCCTCCTCCGGACCGCCGTGGCGCTCGCCGTCACCTTCGCGGCGTGGATCGCCTACTGGACGCTCTACGATCCCCGCGTCGACGTGCCGCCGCCGCTCGAACGGCGGTTCGACGCCCTCCTCGAGGCCGGGAGCGCCCGCGTGCTCTTCCTCGGCGACTTCGCGCCGACCGATCGCGCGCTGCCGTACCTCGAGAAGTACGGCTGGGACTACCAGTTCCTGCGCACGAGCGAGCTGCTCGCCGGGCACGACGCGGTCGTCGCGAACCTCGAGGCGCCGATCACCGGCAGCGACGCGCCGTGGCCGCTGCCCAAGGAGTACTCGTACAAGATCGATCCCGCCGCCGCGCCCGCGATCGCGCGCGCCGGGATCGACGTGGTCACCCTCGCGAACAACCACTCCCACGACTACGGCAAGCGCGGCCTCGCAGACACGCTCGCCCACCTCGACCGCGTGGGCGTCACGCACCTCGGCGCGCATCTCTCCGAGGCGAGCGCGCGCCGCGGCGTCGTCCTCGACACGGCGGGCGGCCGGCTCGGCGTGCTGTCGTACCTCGAGGACAAGCCGACGTGGAGCCTCTGGACGATGTCGTACGCGCTCGACGCCCCGTTCCGGAGCTGGCCGGGCTCCGCGCGCGCCACGATCGCCGACATCCGGGAGGACGTCGCGCGGATCGACGCCAAGGCGGACGTCGTGGCGGTAGTGTTCCACTTCGGCGAGAACTACGAGCCGGTCACCTCCGGACAGGTGGAGCTGTCCCGCGCCGCGATCGACGCCGGCGCCGACGCGGTCATCGGGCACCACTCGCACCAGGCGCAGCCCCTCGGCATGCACCGCGGCCGCCCCATCGTGTACAGCGTCGGCAACTTCGCCTGGGGCGCCATCGGCCGGAGCAGGATGCGGTACGGCATGGGCGCGGCGCTCCACCTGTCGGGCGGGCGGCTCCGCGGCGTTGCGATCACGCCCCTGCTCGTGCAGAACCGCAAGGTCAAGTACCAGCCGCGGGTCCCCGCGGGCCGGGAGCTCGAGCGGTTCTTCGACGAGATCGGGGCCGGCTCCGCCCCCCTCGGCGCACACATCGAACGCCGAGGCGATATCGGGTGGCTCCCGGTCGCGGACGCGCTAGAATAA